One region of Streptomyces sp. CG4 genomic DNA includes:
- a CDS encoding chaplin, whose amino-acid sequence MKNLKKVAAVAMVAGGLVAAGAGMASATEGAHACGSAQSSPGVVSGNLVQAPVHVPLNVVGNTASVIGVLNPAIGNVGVNS is encoded by the coding sequence GTGAAGAACCTGAAGAAGGTCGCGGCCGTGGCGATGGTGGCCGGTGGCCTGGTGGCCGCCGGAGCGGGGATGGCCTCCGCCACGGAGGGCGCCCACGCCTGCGGCAGCGCCCAGAGCTCCCCGGGCGTTGTCTCGGGCAACCTCGTCCAGGCCCCGGTGCACGTCCCGCTGAACGTGGTCGGCAACACCGCGAGCGTGATCGGCGTGCTGAACCCCGCCATCGGCAACGTTGGCGTCAACAGCTGA
- a CDS encoding ABC transporter ATP-binding protein → MSDVLELQDVSVVREGRALVDQVSWSVKEGERWVILGPNGAGKTTLLNVASSYLFPSKGTATILGDTLGKIDVFDLRPRIGMAGVAMTEKLPKSQTVLQTVLTAAYGMTAGWHEEYDEVDEQRARAFLDRLGMSDYLDRKFGTLSEGERKRTLIARALMTDPELLLLDEPAAGLDLGGREDLVRRLGRLARDPIAPSMIMVTHHVEEIAPGFTHVLMIRQGKVLAAGPIELELSSRNLSRCFGLPLVVEQVGDRWTAQGLPLS, encoded by the coding sequence ATGAGCGATGTTCTGGAGCTTCAGGACGTATCCGTGGTCCGCGAGGGCCGGGCTCTCGTGGACCAGGTCTCCTGGTCGGTGAAGGAGGGCGAGCGCTGGGTCATCCTCGGCCCCAACGGCGCCGGCAAGACCACCCTCCTGAACGTCGCCTCCAGCTACCTCTTCCCCAGCAAGGGCACCGCCACCATCCTCGGCGACACCCTCGGCAAGATCGACGTCTTCGATCTGCGCCCGCGCATCGGCATGGCCGGCGTCGCCATGACCGAGAAGCTCCCCAAGAGCCAGACCGTCCTCCAGACCGTCCTCACCGCCGCCTACGGCATGACCGCCGGCTGGCACGAGGAGTACGACGAGGTCGACGAGCAGCGCGCCCGCGCCTTCCTCGACCGCCTCGGCATGAGCGACTACCTCGACCGGAAGTTCGGCACCCTCTCCGAGGGCGAGCGCAAGCGCACCCTGATCGCCCGCGCCCTGATGACCGACCCCGAGCTGCTCCTGCTCGACGAGCCCGCCGCCGGCCTCGACCTCGGCGGCCGCGAGGACCTGGTCCGCCGCCTCGGCCGGCTCGCCCGCGACCCCATCGCCCCCTCGATGATCATGGTCACGCACCACGTCGAGGAGATCGCCCCGGGCTTCACCCACGTCCTCATGATCCGCCAGGGCAAGGTCCTCGCCGCCGGTCCGATCGAGCTCGAACTGAGCTCCCGCAACCTCTCCCGCTGCTTCGGCCTCCCGCTCGTCGTCGAACAGGTCGGCGACCGCTGGACCGCCCAGGGACTGCCCCTGTCCTGA
- a CDS encoding NfeD family protein, whose protein sequence is MNDIDAWVWWLVGAAALGIPLVVTAMPEFGMLAVGAVAAAVVAGLGFDAVLQVLTFVVVSVALIAVVRPIAARHSRQRPQLATGVDALKGKQAVVLERVDGGGGRIKLAGEIWSARALDTGRAYEVGQEVDVVDIEGATAIVI, encoded by the coding sequence GTGAACGACATCGACGCATGGGTGTGGTGGCTCGTCGGCGCGGCGGCGCTCGGAATCCCCCTCGTGGTCACCGCGATGCCGGAATTCGGCATGCTCGCGGTGGGAGCCGTCGCGGCCGCCGTCGTGGCCGGACTCGGCTTCGACGCCGTGCTCCAGGTCCTCACGTTCGTCGTCGTCTCCGTCGCGCTCATCGCCGTGGTCCGCCCCATCGCGGCCCGGCACAGCAGACAACGCCCCCAACTCGCCACCGGTGTCGACGCCTTGAAGGGCAAACAGGCCGTCGTCCTCGAACGCGTCGACGGCGGTGGCGGCCGTATCAAGCTCGCCGGAGAGATCTGGTCGGCCCGCGCCCTCGACACCGGCCGCGCCTACGAGGTGGGCCAGGAGGTGGACGTCGTGGACATCGAAGGGGCCACCGCCATCGTCATCTGA